The following are encoded in a window of Bacillus sp. SORGH_AS_0510 genomic DNA:
- a CDS encoding chromate transporter gives MSNNKGNSLLEILLVSTRLGLTSFGGPVAHLGYFYEEYVQKRKWIDEKSYADLVALCQFLPGPASSQVGIGIGVLRGGFLGGLVAFLGFTAPSVIALVLFAIILQGLQIHDSGWIHGLKIVAVAVVAHAVLGMAQKLTPDLNRKAIALFALVGTLIWQTAYTQVGVIILAGVAGLLIYKKHEIEQADATLDFPISKRFAVMCLVLFFGLLILLPIARQVTSFHWVALFDSFYRSGSLVFGGGHVVLPLLEREFVPTGWLSKEEFLSGYGAAQAVPGPLFTFAAYIGAVINGWQGGILATAAIFLPAFLLVLGSLPFWNMLRQNPKIKGMLMGVNAAVVGILIAAFYQPIWTSSIFTPIDFAFAAILFSMLVYWKLPPWVVVILGAVGGSVINFL, from the coding sequence GTGTCAAATAACAAGGGAAATTCTTTGCTTGAGATACTGTTAGTCTCAACAAGGCTGGGTCTCACCTCATTTGGAGGCCCGGTTGCCCACTTAGGATATTTTTATGAGGAATATGTTCAAAAGAGGAAATGGATTGATGAAAAAAGCTATGCAGATTTAGTGGCGCTGTGTCAATTCTTGCCTGGACCAGCGAGCAGTCAGGTTGGGATTGGAATCGGTGTCCTACGCGGCGGCTTTCTCGGAGGGCTAGTAGCATTTCTTGGATTCACTGCGCCATCAGTCATTGCTTTAGTTCTTTTTGCCATCATACTTCAAGGACTGCAAATACATGATAGCGGCTGGATTCATGGGTTAAAAATTGTAGCCGTGGCCGTAGTGGCCCATGCGGTTTTAGGGATGGCTCAAAAGCTAACACCCGATCTTAATCGGAAAGCCATTGCTTTGTTTGCCCTGGTAGGTACGTTAATCTGGCAAACGGCCTACACACAGGTAGGTGTAATTATCTTAGCTGGTGTGGCAGGATTGCTGATTTACAAGAAACACGAAATCGAGCAAGCGGATGCTACGTTGGATTTTCCTATTTCTAAGCGGTTTGCAGTCATGTGTCTAGTGTTGTTTTTCGGTCTGCTGATTCTATTACCTATTGCAAGGCAAGTAACCTCTTTTCACTGGGTGGCGTTGTTTGACAGTTTTTATCGCTCGGGTTCACTCGTGTTTGGTGGCGGGCATGTCGTCCTTCCTTTACTTGAACGTGAGTTTGTACCGACTGGGTGGCTATCGAAAGAAGAATTTCTAAGCGGTTATGGTGCAGCACAAGCGGTCCCAGGCCCACTATTTACCTTTGCTGCCTACATAGGTGCGGTTATCAATGGCTGGCAGGGAGGAATCCTGGCAACAGCAGCAATTTTTCTACCCGCCTTCCTTCTAGTGTTAGGTTCATTGCCATTTTGGAATATGCTCCGTCAAAATCCGAAGATCAAAGGGATGTTAATGGGTGTTAATGCAGCCGTTGTTGGAATACTCATTGCCGCCTTTTACCAGCCCATCTGGACAAGTTCCATTTTTACTCCGATCGACTTTGCCTTCGCAGCGATTCTTTTTAGTATGTTGGTCTATTGGAAGTTGCCTCCGTGGGTAGTAGTAATTTTAGGAGCGGTGGGCGGTTCTGTTATAAATTTTTTATAG
- a CDS encoding amino acid ABC transporter ATP-binding protein — MAIIEITNLKKSYGNLDVLKQISFTVEKNNVVAVIGPSGSGKSTMLRSLVNLEQIDGGSIVVAGSYLVKDGIYAKPNEVKQINTKMGMVFQHFNLFPHLTVKENLELAPRMLKKESPSAIQKRSRELLEKIGLSDRATAYPANLSGGQKQRVAIARALMMNPEILLFDEPTSALDPELTGEVLQVMKDLAQEHMTMIVVTHEMGFAKEVANRVIFMDNGEIVESGAPDDLFTNPQNERTKAFLNRSLK; from the coding sequence ATGGCAATCATTGAAATAACTAATCTTAAAAAATCATATGGCAACTTAGATGTGTTAAAACAGATTTCCTTTACCGTGGAAAAAAATAATGTAGTAGCGGTGATCGGTCCTTCCGGTTCTGGAAAAAGCACAATGCTCCGCAGTTTAGTCAATCTTGAACAAATTGATGGTGGGAGTATTGTGGTCGCTGGCAGTTATCTGGTCAAGGACGGTATCTATGCTAAACCAAATGAAGTGAAACAAATAAACACCAAGATGGGAATGGTCTTTCAACATTTTAACCTCTTTCCGCATCTAACGGTTAAGGAAAATTTAGAGCTAGCTCCAAGAATGTTGAAAAAGGAATCACCCTCAGCTATTCAGAAAAGAAGCCGTGAACTGCTTGAGAAAATTGGTCTTTCTGACCGAGCAACTGCTTATCCGGCGAATCTTTCTGGCGGACAAAAGCAACGAGTAGCTATCGCTAGAGCCTTGATGATGAATCCAGAAATCCTCCTATTTGATGAACCGACTTCCGCTTTAGACCCTGAGTTGACCGGAGAGGTGCTACAAGTCATGAAGGATTTAGCTCAAGAGCACATGACCATGATTGTGGTGACACACGAAATGGGATTCGCCAAAGAAGTGGCCAACCGAGTCATTTTTATGGATAACGGGGAGATTGTAGAATCTGGAGCTCCTGATGATTTGTTTACAAACCCACAAAATGAACGGACAAAAGCTTTTTTAAATCGAAGCTTAAAATAA
- a CDS encoding amino acid ABC transporter permease: protein MSLDYIISILKPMLEGAQMTVLLFFIAIVVSIPLGFILTLAVGSRFKPLSLIAEAYIYIMRGTPLLLQLLFICFGLPMIPVIGEYLVLDRFVAACLGFILNYAAYFAEIFRGGLLAIEKGQYEASQVLGLNKWQTLTRVILPQMFRIALPAVANESVTLVKDTALLYAVAVPELLHFAQTAVNRDFTIVPFFVAGIIYLIMTLILTIFFKWLEKRFKFV, encoded by the coding sequence ATGTCTTTGGATTATATCATTTCCATTCTTAAGCCGATGTTAGAAGGGGCACAGATGACCGTGCTTTTATTCTTCATCGCCATAGTGGTGTCCATTCCACTTGGATTTATCTTAACACTCGCTGTTGGCAGCCGGTTTAAGCCTCTATCCTTGATCGCAGAGGCCTATATCTATATCATGCGCGGTACTCCGCTCTTGCTTCAGCTCCTATTTATTTGCTTCGGGCTGCCTATGATTCCCGTGATCGGTGAATACCTAGTATTAGACCGTTTCGTCGCAGCATGCTTAGGATTTATATTAAACTATGCCGCCTATTTTGCTGAAATCTTCCGCGGTGGTCTTCTCGCTATTGAAAAAGGTCAATATGAGGCTTCCCAAGTCCTTGGACTAAATAAATGGCAGACATTGACGAGAGTGATCCTGCCACAAATGTTTCGTATTGCCCTACCCGCAGTAGCAAATGAATCTGTAACATTAGTAAAAGATACTGCGTTACTCTATGCTGTCGCCGTACCTGAATTACTTCATTTTGCTCAAACTGCGGTTAACCGTGATTTTACGATTGTTCCTTTCTTTGTAGCAGGTATCATTTATTTGATAATGACATTGATTTTAACGATATTTTTTAAATGGCTTGAGAAACGGTTCAAATTTGTATAG
- a CDS encoding amino acid ABC transporter substrate-binding protein — protein MKRLASIVLVIAALFSILTGCSTKSAEGKEDNTLLIGIDDKFAPMGFRDENNKIVGFDIDLATAAADKMGKKVKFQPIDWSTKEAELSSGRIDLIWNGYTITDERKKKVLFTKPYLKNAQVVVTRADSNLTKLGDLEGKVVGLQSLSSAADALDAAPIKSKIKTVTEFADNVQALTDLKSGRLDAVVIDEIVIDYYMTKEQEAFKVLDESLAPEEYGIGVKKGNEALLKKLQKALDDMNADGTAAQISKKWFGEDKVLK, from the coding sequence ATGAAACGCTTAGCATCGATTGTTCTAGTGATAGCAGCCTTATTCTCTATCCTTACAGGCTGTTCTACTAAGTCCGCAGAGGGAAAAGAAGATAATACGCTACTGATCGGAATTGACGATAAATTTGCACCAATGGGCTTCAGAGATGAAAATAACAAAATTGTTGGTTTTGATATCGACCTCGCAACGGCAGCGGCTGATAAGATGGGAAAAAAAGTGAAGTTCCAACCTATCGATTGGAGCACAAAAGAAGCAGAGTTAAGCAGTGGACGCATTGACCTCATTTGGAACGGTTACACTATCACTGATGAACGTAAAAAGAAGGTTCTCTTCACAAAGCCATACTTAAAAAATGCGCAAGTAGTTGTTACACGAGCTGACTCAAACCTTACTAAATTAGGTGATCTAGAAGGCAAAGTGGTTGGTTTACAATCTCTTTCTTCTGCAGCAGATGCGTTAGACGCAGCTCCTATCAAGTCTAAAATTAAAACTGTTACTGAGTTTGCTGACAATGTACAAGCTCTAACTGATCTTAAGAGCGGCCGTTTAGACGCCGTCGTTATTGATGAAATTGTCATCGATTACTATATGACAAAAGAGCAAGAGGCATTTAAAGTATTAGATGAATCTCTCGCTCCAGAAGAATATGGTATTGGTGTTAAAAAAGGAAATGAAGCACTACTTAAAAAGCTACAAAAAGCACTTGATGATATGAATGCAGACGGCACTGCCGCTCAAATTTCTAAAAAATGGTTTGGCGAGGATAAAGTATTAAAATAA
- a CDS encoding 4Fe-4S binding protein, which translates to MAMPEKKLPKKEDFDLLTIPIVKNFVKSKWYPGIFQWIVIFVFSIIVYELVMGTVDPSKNFGTTMTWVLWWPVIPVLFLVAGRFWCAICPFGKLSDNVRQFVGRKRPMPKFLRKYGIWLIDLFFIAITYSDHVWGIVESPRGSGYLLLLLVTMVVATSVFYERRTFCKTLCFLGGLAGNYSRSGALKVQATPDICKTCKAQSCYKGTESVEGCPMFQFPKTMESSAECNICGNCVKNCPNNSIKITTRIPTIELWGLKNPKLEHASLAAVIMGIVFVQNITMLEPWQKILDVIGSMTRTTNYNLNFTIAFIIAMALPILLLLGTAKTASLLGMEGTIKKNFTRFGYAIIPLDLAGHLAHNLFHIFTEGKAVWFNSIRLFGVDFNPASLSLASTPTVQMIQYVVILIGLVGTIYVVYRMGKRTSFKAMLPYYVLMISLAVANIYLFSLPMMHRV; encoded by the coding sequence ATGGCCATGCCTGAGAAGAAATTGCCTAAAAAGGAGGATTTTGATCTCCTGACCATACCAATTGTGAAAAATTTTGTGAAAAGTAAGTGGTATCCAGGAATTTTTCAATGGATTGTTATTTTCGTATTTTCTATTATTGTTTATGAACTTGTAATGGGAACGGTGGATCCTAGTAAGAACTTCGGTACAACGATGACATGGGTGCTATGGTGGCCAGTTATCCCAGTTCTATTTTTAGTTGCCGGTCGTTTTTGGTGTGCCATTTGTCCATTTGGTAAATTAAGCGATAATGTTCGTCAGTTCGTTGGCCGCAAGCGTCCAATGCCAAAGTTCCTAAGAAAATATGGAATATGGCTCATTGATTTATTTTTTATTGCCATTACTTATAGTGACCATGTATGGGGAATCGTAGAGTCACCAAGGGGTTCTGGGTACTTATTGCTTTTGCTAGTAACCATGGTGGTAGCCACGTCTGTTTTTTACGAAAGAAGAACCTTCTGTAAAACGCTTTGCTTCCTTGGTGGTCTTGCGGGAAATTATTCTCGTTCAGGTGCATTGAAAGTTCAGGCAACACCGGATATTTGTAAAACATGTAAGGCGCAATCCTGTTATAAAGGAACGGAAAGTGTGGAAGGATGCCCTATGTTCCAATTTCCTAAAACTATGGAGTCTAGTGCAGAATGTAATATTTGTGGAAACTGTGTGAAAAACTGTCCTAACAATTCGATTAAAATTACAACGAGAATTCCAACAATAGAATTATGGGGTTTGAAAAATCCGAAACTTGAGCATGCTTCTTTAGCAGCCGTTATTATGGGGATCGTGTTCGTACAGAATATTACTATGCTTGAGCCATGGCAGAAAATTTTAGATGTAATAGGCTCAATGACTCGAACAACTAACTATAACTTGAACTTTACTATTGCTTTTATCATTGCAATGGCATTACCGATTCTTCTATTATTAGGCACAGCAAAGACAGCATCCTTATTAGGAATGGAAGGTACAATAAAAAAGAACTTTACACGTTTTGGCTATGCGATTATTCCGTTGGACTTAGCCGGACACTTGGCACATAACCTTTTCCATATCTTTACCGAAGGGAAGGCGGTATGGTTTAACTCTATTAGATTATTTGGTGTCGACTTTAATCCAGCAAGCTTAAGCCTTGCCTCAACACCGACAGTCCAAATGATTCAATATGTTGTCATTCTCATCGGGTTAGTCGGCACCATTTATGTAGTGTACAGAATGGGGAAAAGAACATCCTTTAAGGCAATGTTGCCATACTATGTACTGATGATTTCATTAGCTGTGGCTAACATTTACTTATTCTCATTACCAATGATGCACAGAGTGTAA
- a CDS encoding metalloregulator ArsR/SmtB family transcription factor gives MKDRDVCEITCVDNEKTARVEQQILKDHHIPEVTKIFKALSDENRLKIAYALTLEEELCVCDVAHIVGATTATASHHLRHLKNLGLAKYRKEGKLVYYSLDDDHVKQLIHIAFAHHEEVAGRE, from the coding sequence TTGAAAGACCGCGATGTTTGCGAGATTACTTGTGTAGATAATGAAAAAACCGCTCGTGTAGAGCAGCAAATCTTAAAAGACCATCATATCCCTGAGGTAACCAAGATTTTTAAAGCTCTGTCCGATGAGAATAGGTTAAAAATAGCTTATGCTCTGACCCTTGAAGAGGAACTTTGTGTTTGTGATGTGGCCCATATTGTTGGAGCAACAACGGCTACTGCATCCCATCATTTACGTCATCTAAAAAATCTTGGCCTCGCCAAATATCGGAAAGAGGGCAAGCTTGTATATTATTCCCTTGATGACGACCATGTGAAACAATTAATTCATATTGCGTTTGCCCATCATGAGGAGGTGGCAGGACGTGAGTGA
- a CDS encoding heavy metal translocating P-type ATPase translates to MRRWQDVSETVEKQVYRVQGFSUISCATKFEKNVQHLDGVVDAKINFGASKLTVYGDTTLDELHEAGAFEKLTIYPEKDQPPVAVKEPFWKRYSLLGLSLLLLLAGYIFSENILFAASILLGGFPLFKTGLKNLIRLDFDMKTLMTVAIIGAAIIGEWREGAVVVILFAISEVLEGYSMDKARASIRSLMEMAPTEALVVRNGKELVLKAEDIEVGDLMLVKPGQMIAMDGVILEGASSINQAAITGESVPVEKAVNDEVYAGTLNVEGFLKIKVTKLVDDTTIAKIVHLVEEAQGERAPSQRFIDRFAKYYTPVIMVIAVLVAVLPPLLFAASWQDWIYQGLAVLVVGCPCALVISTPVSIVTAIGNAARNGVLIKGGSFLEEAGALKAIAFDKTGTLTKGIPVVTDFISYTNNEDLLSIVAALESKSQHPLANAIIKKAAYVNREIEVEDFISVTGKGIIGVVNGTEYRVGNIKLFDGIPNPVRNDLTLLQEQGKTVMIVGTTSEILALIAVADEVRESSRAVIERIHQLGIEHTILLTGDNHGTAKAIGIEAGVTQIEGELLPQDKLAFIKKLQSQYGRVAMVGDGVNDAPALAAATVGIAMGGAGTDTALETADIALMNDDLKKLPFTIKLSRKTLQIIKQNIALSIVVKLLALLLVVPGWLTLWIAIFADMGVTLLVTLNGLRLLRVKE, encoded by the coding sequence ATGAGGAGGTGGCAGGACGTGAGTGAGACAGTTGAAAAGCAAGTCTACCGAGTTCAAGGCTTTTCCTGAATAAGCTGTGCCACAAAGTTCGAAAAGAACGTCCAACACCTGGATGGTGTGGTTGATGCAAAAATAAATTTTGGAGCCTCTAAGCTCACAGTCTATGGAGACACCACGTTAGACGAATTACATGAAGCGGGTGCATTTGAAAAATTAACTATTTACCCAGAAAAAGACCAGCCACCAGTGGCAGTAAAGGAGCCGTTTTGGAAACGCTACTCCCTTCTGGGCCTGTCCTTGCTGTTACTGCTAGCAGGGTACATTTTTTCAGAAAATATCCTGTTTGCTGCTTCAATTTTACTAGGAGGCTTCCCTCTTTTTAAAACAGGCTTAAAGAATTTAATCCGCCTCGATTTCGATATGAAAACACTTATGACCGTAGCAATTATCGGGGCAGCAATTATTGGTGAATGGCGTGAAGGGGCAGTTGTTGTAATCCTGTTTGCGATTAGCGAAGTCCTTGAAGGCTATTCCATGGATAAAGCCAGGGCCTCCATTCGTTCATTGATGGAAATGGCACCAACAGAAGCACTCGTTGTACGTAACGGTAAAGAACTAGTATTAAAGGCAGAAGATATAGAAGTAGGAGATTTAATGCTCGTTAAACCAGGACAAATGATTGCTATGGATGGAGTCATTTTAGAAGGAGCCTCCTCTATCAACCAGGCTGCGATTACAGGCGAATCCGTTCCAGTCGAGAAAGCTGTTAACGACGAGGTTTACGCGGGTACATTAAATGTAGAAGGATTTCTAAAAATAAAGGTAACAAAGTTAGTGGATGATACAACAATTGCAAAAATTGTTCACTTAGTAGAAGAAGCACAGGGAGAAAGGGCACCATCACAACGATTCATTGACCGGTTTGCCAAATATTATACACCGGTGATCATGGTCATTGCTGTGCTCGTGGCAGTGCTTCCTCCATTACTGTTTGCCGCAAGCTGGCAGGATTGGATTTACCAGGGATTGGCTGTATTAGTGGTCGGTTGCCCATGTGCCCTTGTCATTTCTACCCCTGTTTCTATTGTAACTGCCATCGGAAATGCTGCTCGGAATGGGGTGTTAATCAAAGGCGGAAGCTTTTTAGAGGAAGCCGGTGCACTAAAAGCAATTGCTTTTGATAAAACGGGTACCTTGACCAAAGGGATTCCTGTTGTAACAGATTTCATAAGTTATACAAACAATGAAGACTTACTATCCATCGTTGCTGCACTTGAAAGTAAGTCACAGCACCCACTTGCTAATGCCATTATCAAAAAAGCTGCATATGTTAACAGAGAAATTGAAGTTGAGGATTTCATATCAGTAACAGGCAAAGGCATTATAGGTGTGGTCAACGGAACGGAATATAGGGTGGGGAACATAAAATTATTTGATGGGATTCCGAATCCTGTTAGGAATGACTTAACTTTACTTCAGGAACAAGGAAAAACCGTCATGATAGTTGGGACCACAAGCGAAATTCTCGCACTGATTGCTGTTGCCGATGAAGTGCGTGAAAGCAGTCGGGCGGTGATTGAACGTATCCACCAGCTGGGAATTGAACATACCATTCTGTTAACAGGAGATAACCACGGAACCGCAAAGGCGATCGGAATCGAAGCAGGAGTCACCCAAATTGAGGGTGAATTACTGCCGCAGGATAAATTAGCTTTTATAAAAAAACTACAAAGTCAATATGGAAGAGTAGCTATGGTCGGTGACGGCGTGAATGATGCCCCGGCACTCGCTGCTGCAACAGTAGGAATTGCGATGGGCGGAGCAGGGACGGATACCGCTCTTGAAACCGCAGATATTGCTCTAATGAATGACGACCTAAAAAAACTGCCGTTTACTATCAAGTTAAGCAGAAAAACTCTTCAGATTATCAAGCAAAATATTGCCCTGTCGATTGTTGTAAAGCTGTTAGCGCTATTGCTAGTAGTTCCAGGCTGGTTAACATTGTGGATTGCGATTTTTGCTGATATGGGGGTTACCTTACTGGTTACCTTGAACGGTTTACGATTACTAAGAGTAAAAGAATAA
- a CDS encoding cation diffusion facilitator family transporter yields the protein MGHHHHHGHSHGHSHGHSHTSNKKALLSSFILIAAFMIVEVIGGFVTNSLALLSDAGHMLSDAAALGLSFFAIKLGEKKGSNEKTYGYKRFEIIAAALNGITLVVISLYIFYEAIHRFVNPPAVQSTGMLMISVLGLIVNIVAAWILMKGDKDENLNVRSAFLHVLGDMLGSVGAIVAALLIMFFGWGIADPIASVIVAVLILISGYRVTKDSFHILMEGAPEQIDMNQVKTALGKIPLVKEVHDLHIWTITSGYPVLSCHITICDEGVHDEILARSQKILHDDFHIEHSTIQVERKCIGCPSPHGTCN from the coding sequence ATGGGTCACCATCATCATCATGGACATTCACACGGCCATTCACACGGCCATTCACATACAAGTAACAAAAAAGCATTATTAAGTTCTTTCATACTAATCGCCGCCTTTATGATTGTCGAGGTTATTGGCGGTTTCGTTACCAATAGCTTAGCACTGTTATCTGATGCAGGTCATATGCTTAGCGATGCAGCCGCACTAGGATTAAGCTTTTTTGCCATTAAGCTGGGCGAGAAGAAAGGGTCTAATGAAAAAACCTATGGGTACAAACGCTTTGAAATTATCGCTGCAGCGTTAAATGGGATCACGCTTGTCGTTATTTCTCTTTATATCTTTTATGAAGCTATTCATCGCTTCGTTAATCCTCCAGCTGTACAAAGCACGGGGATGCTGATGATTTCTGTACTAGGTTTAATCGTTAACATTGTTGCTGCCTGGATTTTAATGAAAGGTGACAAGGATGAAAATTTAAATGTGAGAAGTGCCTTTTTACACGTACTTGGTGATATGCTTGGGTCAGTAGGAGCCATTGTTGCCGCACTGCTTATCATGTTCTTTGGTTGGGGAATTGCAGACCCGATTGCCAGTGTGATTGTAGCTGTGTTAATCCTAATCAGCGGATATAGAGTGACGAAGGATTCCTTCCACATATTAATGGAAGGAGCACCAGAGCAAATCGATATGAATCAGGTAAAGACAGCCCTAGGTAAAATTCCATTGGTGAAGGAAGTCCATGATTTGCATATTTGGACGATTACTTCTGGGTATCCGGTTTTAAGTTGTCATATCACTATTTGCGATGAGGGTGTTCATGATGAAATTCTTGCCCGTTCACAAAAAATACTTCATGATGATTTTCATATCGAGCATAGTACGATCCAGGTGGAAAGAAAATGTATCGGCTGCCCAAGTCCGCATGGGACTTGTAATTAA
- the panF gene encoding sodium/pantothenate symporter, with translation MNWPVITPLIFFLLIIFTIGLWSNKVVIKSNSFLEEYFLGERQMGGFILAMTMVATYGSASSFIGGPGIAYTQGLGWVLLAMAQLATGYFTLMVLGKKFAIVARQYKAITLIDFLKERYKSKTVVLLSAASIIIFLFSSMTAQWIGGARLVESLTGLSYTTALLIFAFSVLVFVIVGGFRAVALTDTVQGVVMFIGTLILLIATIKAGGGIPKIISDLAAENPNLISPFGAQHNLTPAYVSSFWILVGVGVVGLPQITVRAMSYKNSKAMHNAIIIGTIVVGFIMLGMHLIGVFARPVLPNVKIGDTVMPLLSMKVLPPYVAGIVLAAPMAAIMSTVDALLILVSSALVKDVYLNYIKPKAEDNHIKKVSFSVTAIIGILVILLALSPPDLIVWLNLFSFGGLESVFIWPVVLGLYWSKGNKYGAITSMIVGMGSYILFDRLHPNAFGVHTVVLPILLSLLCFIIVSLMTRQKEVSFQMRQE, from the coding sequence ATGAACTGGCCCGTTATCACGCCATTGATTTTCTTTTTATTAATTATTTTTACAATCGGTCTTTGGTCGAACAAAGTGGTGATCAAATCCAATTCATTCCTCGAGGAGTACTTTCTAGGGGAAAGACAAATGGGCGGATTTATTCTCGCCATGACCATGGTTGCGACGTATGGAAGTGCCAGTAGTTTTATCGGTGGTCCAGGTATTGCCTATACCCAAGGCTTAGGCTGGGTATTGCTAGCGATGGCGCAGCTGGCAACCGGTTATTTTACCTTAATGGTCCTGGGGAAAAAGTTTGCAATTGTTGCTCGGCAGTATAAAGCCATCACTTTAATTGATTTCCTGAAGGAGCGATATAAGAGTAAAACGGTCGTGCTGCTTTCTGCAGCAAGTATTATTATTTTTCTGTTTTCCTCGATGACTGCTCAGTGGATTGGTGGAGCACGGTTGGTAGAAAGCTTAACAGGACTTTCCTATACCACTGCATTACTGATTTTTGCATTCTCAGTTCTTGTTTTCGTTATTGTTGGCGGCTTTCGAGCGGTTGCGCTAACGGATACGGTTCAAGGCGTTGTGATGTTCATTGGGACCTTAATACTGCTGATTGCCACCATTAAGGCGGGTGGAGGGATTCCTAAAATCATTTCTGATTTAGCAGCCGAGAATCCGAACCTGATCAGCCCGTTTGGTGCTCAGCACAATTTAACCCCGGCGTATGTTTCTTCGTTTTGGATTTTGGTAGGGGTTGGAGTAGTCGGTTTACCGCAAATTACGGTTCGTGCCATGTCGTATAAAAATTCCAAGGCGATGCATAATGCAATTATTATTGGAACGATTGTCGTTGGTTTTATCATGCTTGGGATGCATCTAATAGGTGTGTTTGCGCGTCCTGTTCTACCAAATGTAAAAATTGGAGATACCGTTATGCCATTGCTATCGATGAAAGTGCTGCCACCTTATGTTGCGGGGATTGTTCTAGCGGCACCAATGGCAGCCATCATGTCTACAGTTGATGCCCTTTTAATTCTAGTAAGTTCTGCTTTAGTAAAAGATGTTTATTTAAATTACATTAAGCCAAAAGCAGAGGACAATCATATCAAAAAGGTTAGCTTCAGTGTCACAGCAATTATTGGAATTCTTGTCATCTTGCTTGCCTTGAGTCCACCTGATTTAATTGTCTGGCTGAATTTGTTCTCGTTCGGCGGTCTTGAATCTGTCTTTATTTGGCCGGTGGTTTTGGGCTTATATTGGAGTAAAGGGAATAAATATGGGGCCATTACCTCCATGATTGTAGGAATGGGTTCTTATATTCTATTTGATCGATTGCATCCGAATGCCTTTGGTGTACATACAGTGGTGCTGCCGATCTTGCTGTCCCTACTTTGTTTTATCATTGTAAGCTTGATGACACGTCAAAAAGAAGTTAGCTTTCAAATGAGACAGGAATAA